The genomic region CCTTCGCTTCTCTAAAGAAGAGGGCGCAGAATCATGGAAACCAGCAGCGGGTGGGTTTGAAAAATGGCCTGAGAACTTATCAGAGCTTAAAACACTTGACCCTTGCTGTGGATCTGGTCACTTCTTAGTGGCTGTGTTCTTAATGCTTGTACCTATGCGTATGCAGCTTGAAGGATTGTCAGAGAAGCAAGCGGTTGATGCGGTACTGCGAGACAATATCCATGGCTTAGAACTAGATCAACGCTGTGTAGAGCTAGCGGCATTTGCGCTGGCTTTAGAAGCATGGCGCTATCCAAATGCAGGCGGCTACCGTGCGTTACCTGAATTTCAATTGGCCTGTTCAGGGATGTCGATTGCTGAAGCGCAAAAAGAGTGGAATGACTTAGCAAAAGGTGATGAAGCATTAACAGATGCCATTGCTTGGATGCAGCATACCTTTAAAGATGCCCCAACTCTAGGAAGCTTGATTGAACCGAAAATAGAATTACAAAATGGCCAAACTCCACCATGGGAGCAGATGCATCTTGCACTAGAAAAAGCAGCAAATGTGAGCAATGAAGTTAAATATCTCACACAAGGTCTAATCAAAAATGCGCAGTTGCTTGCTAGCAATTATCACTGGGTAGTTACTAACGTGCCATATTTGAAAAGAGGTAATCAAGATCCTTTGTTGCAAAAATTTTGTGAAAATAATTATCCGAAATCTAAAGGGGATCTAGCGACTACGTTTATTGAGCGATTTTATGGGTTTTGTGGAAGTCTTGGTATGTCTAGTTCAGTACTTCCTCAAAACTGGATGTTTTTAAAAAGTTATGAAAAATTCAGAGTTAATATTATAAATAACAAGACCATTTCCATGTTAAATCAGCTTGGGAGTGGAGCTTTTGAGGGGATTAGTGGCGAAGTAGTTAATGTCGTACTCTTGATGCTTAAAAATAGTATAGCTAAACCTAACTATTACATAGAAGGATGCGATGTTAGTGGCAATAAAACAACTTCGGACAAAGCTAAGCAATTATCGTGTGGTGTATTAAAACAAGTACAACAAGATGCGCAATTAGCAAACCCCGATAGCCGAGTTAGTTTGGATATTATTCAAGTTGGAGAGAAGTTGGGAGAGCTGGCGGGTGGCTTACATGGACAGGGATCTTTCGACGATCCGTGTTATGTATTTCGTTTTTGGGAGCGAAAAGTAACCAACGAGGGGTGGATTCATCAACAGACAACAGGTTTGGCAGATAAAACATACTCAGGCCTTACTAATATATTCCGCTGGGAAGACGGTCAGGGTATGTTGGCAAACTTCATGGCTGAAAAAGCTAAAGCTGGTTACTCTAGTGGCAAGTGGAAAGCAGGTATAGCTGCTTGGAGCAAGAAAGGCATTTCTATTAGTGGTATGGGTAGGTTATTTATCAATGCCTATAGCGGTGGCTCTTTTGATACTAATGTCGCCACAATTGTTCCAGAGAACGAGCAGCACTTTCTAGCGATGTATTGCTACTTGAACTCTGACGACTTCATCAAAGATATCAGAAGTATAGATAAAAACCTTAAGGTTAGTTGTAATACCTACGTGAAAGTTCCATTTAATCTGAGTGAGTGGTCATCTAAGGCTGATGTGATGTACCCAAATGGCTTTCCTTTGGCTTATACAGATGACCCCACACAATGGATTTTCCACGGTCATCCATGTGCTTCAGTCGTTTGGGATGAAGATACGAAAACTACCACTATTGGAAGTTTGCGCCAAGATTACACTGTACTTCAAGTCGCTATCGCTCGCTTACTTGGCTACCAATGGCCTGCGGAACTTGATCCTGAAATGGAACTCGCGCCAGAAATGCGTGAAGTGATGAAGAAGAACGCTGACTTTGCTGGTTTGATTGATGATGACGGTATTGTTTGTATTCCAGCTGTACGAGGTGAGAAAACGGCAGCTAAGCGTTTAGAAACAATCTTACACAAAGCCTACGGTGATGAGTGGACAAGTTCAGTCGAACAAAATCTACTTAAAGCAGTAAAAGCAAAAGATCTAGAAAGCTGGTTACGTGACAAATTCTTTGACCAGCATTCTAAACTGTTCCAACACCGTCCATTTATTTGGCAAGTTTGGGATGGTTTGAAGGATGGCTTCTCAGCTCTTGTTAACTACCATAAGCTTGATTACAAAGGGCTTGAACGCCTGATTTATACTTACCTAGATGACTGGATCAGTACCCAGAAACGCGACCTAGCTGACGGCAAAGATGGCGCAGACATTCGTTTAACAGCGGCTGAAAACCTCAAAAAACAACTGGAAGCTATCCTGGCAGGTGAAAAGGGCTTGGATATATTCGTGCGCTGGAAACCGTTAGAAGAACAACCTATTGGTTGGAACCCAGACTTGAATGATGGGGTTCGTTTGAACATCCGTCCATTTATGCTAGCGAAAGACGTGGGTAAAAAAGGCGCAGGTGTACTCCGTGGCAAGCCAAACATCCACTGGAAAAAAGACCGAGGCACAGATGTCGCTTCCGCTCCATGGTTTGATCTTGGCCCAGTCTACGGAGAGAAAGAGGGTAGTCGTATTAACGACCATCACCTGACGCTCGCTGAAAAGAAAGCGGCTAGGGAAGCTAAGGAGTCTTCAGGTGTCTAAAAACATTACTGGGGCAGAGTATGCCCTTTCTAAAATCTTTAGTTCAGATTTCGATTATGAAATCCCTCCGTATCAGCGCCCTTATGCTTGGACGACAGAACAAGCAGGAGAGCTATTCGACGACCTGTACGATTTTTATCAACATGAAGCCGAGGAAAGTTATTTCCTCGGTAGTATTGTTTTGGTGAAAGAGGAAAATAAACCTCATTCGCAAGTTATTGATGGTCAACAGCGGCTTACAACATTAACCATATTGATCGCCGCATTGACTTCGTTGATGGAAGATGACGAAGCACGGAACGAATGTTTTACCTACATTCAGGAGCCAGGAAAGAAATTTCAGGGTATTCCAGCAAAACCTCGTTTGGCACTTCGACAGCGTGATCGAGAGTTTTTTGCCAATACAGTCCAAACACTGAAGTTTGATGAGCTTGCTAATATTGATGAAGCTACGTTGGCGAATGAATCTCAGGTAAACATTCGCAAAAATGCTTTGCTACTTCAGGCTAAGTTACGTAAGTCGCTTGTTAACGAACAGTCCCTAATCAATTTTGGCGTGTTTTTAATGACGCGTTGCTTTTTGGTTGCAGTGACATCGCCAAGCCAACAGTCCGCATTTCGTGTTTTTTCTGTCTTGAATAACCGTGGTTTAGATCTTCTACCATCAGATCTCATTAAAGCGGATGCTATAGGCAAGATTGCGGAACAAAAACGAGATGAATTTAATGATACGTGGGAAGCG from Vibrio gigantis harbors:
- a CDS encoding Eco57I restriction-modification methylase domain-containing protein, with protein sequence MRQALDKTLRKKLEDTVVKARDIVEQAVFEALQRLGVAEAQAPSYLSEEERALRNKLRAHARQLGDKLKDGKQETERLINEMAYEHWHRMLFARYLEQNNLLMYDEYTPVTLDECFELAEEEPDCKDGWELAGRLAQKMLPQIFRVDSPVFDIKLSMNRVEELESLIAQLDPQTYQAQDSLGWCYQFWQTKKKDQVNKSGVKIGAQELSPVTQLFTEPYMVSFLLDNALGAWWANKRLSQDDLIRANNEQELRELAAIPGVSLEYLRFSKEEGAESWKPAAGGFEKWPENLSELKTLDPCCGSGHFLVAVFLMLVPMRMQLEGLSEKQAVDAVLRDNIHGLELDQRCVELAAFALALEAWRYPNAGGYRALPEFQLACSGMSIAEAQKEWNDLAKGDEALTDAIAWMQHTFKDAPTLGSLIEPKIELQNGQTPPWEQMHLALEKAANVSNEVKYLTQGLIKNAQLLASNYHWVVTNVPYLKRGNQDPLLQKFCENNYPKSKGDLATTFIERFYGFCGSLGMSSSVLPQNWMFLKSYEKFRVNIINNKTISMLNQLGSGAFEGISGEVVNVVLLMLKNSIAKPNYYIEGCDVSGNKTTSDKAKQLSCGVLKQVQQDAQLANPDSRVSLDIIQVGEKLGELAGGLHGQGSFDDPCYVFRFWERKVTNEGWIHQQTTGLADKTYSGLTNIFRWEDGQGMLANFMAEKAKAGYSSGKWKAGIAAWSKKGISISGMGRLFINAYSGGSFDTNVATIVPENEQHFLAMYCYLNSDDFIKDIRSIDKNLKVSCNTYVKVPFNLSEWSSKADVMYPNGFPLAYTDDPTQWIFHGHPCASVVWDEDTKTTTIGSLRQDYTVLQVAIARLLGYQWPAELDPEMELAPEMREVMKKNADFAGLIDDDGIVCIPAVRGEKTAAKRLETILHKAYGDEWTSSVEQNLLKAVKAKDLESWLRDKFFDQHSKLFQHRPFIWQVWDGLKDGFSALVNYHKLDYKGLERLIYTYLDDWISTQKRDLADGKDGADIRLTAAENLKKQLEAILAGEKGLDIFVRWKPLEEQPIGWNPDLNDGVRLNIRPFMLAKDVGKKGAGVLRGKPNIHWKKDRGTDVASAPWFDLGPVYGEKEGSRINDHHLTLAEKKAAREAKESSGV